One stretch of Acidobacteriota bacterium DNA includes these proteins:
- a CDS encoding response regulator transcription factor produces the protein MKKILMIEDDRDIIELVRYNLEKEGYRVTTAQDGATGLAQFRKSQPDLLILDLMLPRMSGLEICKELRRDTKARRIPILMLTARGEEADRIVGLELGADDYVTKPFSPRELVARVMALLRRGEPDSQGEAAIEVGGLTIDPTSYRVTRSGKHVILSAMEFRLLHFLASHPNKVFSRDRLLDAIWGADRYVIPRSVDVYIRRLREKIEEDSQNPVFLKTIRGAGYIFESRSH, from the coding sequence ATGAAAAAAATCCTGATGATTGAGGACGACCGGGACATCATTGAACTGGTGCGCTATAACCTGGAAAAAGAGGGTTATCGAGTTACGACCGCTCAGGATGGAGCCACCGGTCTCGCTCAGTTTAGAAAATCGCAGCCCGACCTTCTGATTCTCGATTTAATGCTGCCGCGCATGTCCGGACTGGAAATCTGCAAAGAGCTTCGCCGCGACACCAAAGCGCGCCGCATTCCGATACTGATGTTGACGGCGCGCGGCGAAGAGGCGGATCGCATTGTGGGCCTGGAACTGGGTGCCGATGATTACGTCACCAAGCCTTTCAGCCCCCGCGAATTAGTAGCCCGTGTGATGGCTTTGCTGCGTCGCGGAGAGCCAGACTCACAGGGTGAAGCCGCCATCGAAGTGGGTGGCCTGACGATTGACCCCACTTCCTATCGAGTGACTCGTTCCGGGAAGCATGTGATTCTCAGCGCGATGGAGTTTCGGCTGCTGCATTTTCTGGCGTCGCATCCTAATAAAGTGTTTTCTCGGGACCGTTTGCTGGATGCTATCTGGGGCGCGGACCGCTATGTAATCCCCCGCAGCGTTGACGTCTATATCCGCCGTCTCCGTGAAAAAATTGAGGAAGATTCACAGAATCCCGTTTTTCTTAAAACCATCCGCGGTGCAGGGTATATTTTTGAGTCTCGGTCCCACTAA